The Hydrogenophaga sp. BPS33 genome window below encodes:
- the chrA gene encoding chromate efflux transporter: MNQTQQPEQNLPAQPAVDGASAIRSRGTVLEVLIAFLKLGLTSFGGPVAHLSYFRAEFVERRGWLDDKSYSDLVALCQFLPGPASSQVGIALGLGRAGWGGAMAAWIGFTLPSAVALILFAAGVTQWSALSQSGGVHGLKVVAVAVVAQAVWGMSKSLCPDRLRAGVAIVAALLVLAVPSAIGQIAAIVAGGLVGRWALNLGHLPAAQHRDYGVSKAIGAALIGLFVILLLALPLLASAVRSPGLSIIASFYQAGALVFGGGHVVLPLLQAGVVPDGLVSNDVFLAGYGAAQAVPGPLFTFAAFLGAVMPGPLGGWLGGLALLLAIFLPASLLVVGALPFWETLRQRDGVQRAMAGVNAAVVGVLLAALYDPVWTSAIHSTADFGLALAAFGLLVYARLSPVLVVSLAAAAGWMLAL; encoded by the coding sequence ATGAACCAAACGCAGCAGCCCGAACAAAATCTTCCCGCACAACCCGCCGTTGATGGTGCGAGCGCCATCCGTTCGCGAGGCACGGTGCTTGAGGTCCTCATCGCGTTCCTCAAGCTTGGCTTGACATCCTTCGGTGGGCCGGTGGCCCACCTCAGCTACTTTCGCGCAGAGTTCGTCGAGCGCCGCGGGTGGTTAGACGACAAGAGCTACTCGGATCTGGTGGCGCTGTGCCAGTTCTTGCCGGGGCCCGCGAGCAGCCAGGTCGGTATTGCGCTCGGACTGGGGCGTGCTGGCTGGGGTGGGGCGATGGCGGCCTGGATCGGGTTCACGCTGCCTTCCGCTGTGGCGCTCATTCTCTTTGCGGCTGGTGTTACGCAATGGTCCGCCCTATCGCAGTCGGGTGGTGTTCACGGCCTGAAGGTCGTTGCGGTGGCCGTCGTAGCTCAGGCAGTATGGGGCATGTCCAAGTCGCTGTGCCCCGATCGCTTGCGCGCAGGCGTCGCCATTGTGGCGGCCCTGCTGGTGCTGGCGGTTCCCTCGGCGATAGGGCAGATCGCCGCCATCGTCGCCGGCGGATTGGTCGGCCGATGGGCATTGAACCTCGGACATCTCCCGGCGGCGCAACACCGCGACTACGGCGTGAGCAAGGCGATCGGGGCCGCATTGATTGGCCTGTTCGTCATCCTGCTCTTGGCACTGCCTCTCCTAGCCTCTGCGGTGCGCTCGCCGGGACTGTCAATCATCGCCAGCTTTTATCAGGCTGGTGCCCTGGTGTTCGGTGGCGGCCACGTGGTGCTCCCCTTGCTGCAGGCAGGGGTGGTTCCTGACGGGCTAGTCTCGAACGACGTCTTCCTCGCTGGCTACGGTGCCGCCCAGGCGGTACCGGGCCCCTTGTTCACCTTCGCTGCTTTCCTCGGCGCCGTCATGCCCGGCCCATTGGGAGGCTGGTTGGGCGGGCTGGCGTTGCTCCTGGCCATCTTCCTGCCCGCGTCCCTGCTAGTAGTCGGCGCGCTCCCGTTCTGGGAGACCCTGCGTCAGCGTGATGGCGTCCAGCGTGCGATGGCTGGCGTCAATGCCGCCGTCGTCGGTGTCCTGCTTGCAGCGCTCTACGACCCGGTCTGGACCAGTGCCATTCACTCCACAGCGGATTTCGGACTTGCCTTGGCGGCATTCGGACTGCTGGTTTACGCACGTCTTTCGCCGGTGCTGGTCGTCTCTTTGGCCGCAGCCGCTGGGTGGATGCTTGCCCTTTAA
- a CDS encoding PadR family transcriptional regulator: MTDTVRDIFLAFVRVHILYHAAHERIFGAGMAEELGRHGYTLSPGTLYPLLHRLELEGLLVSESEVVGGKVRKYYVATDRGREVLAEIRPKLSELVGEALPHEPNAAARTKSSRTTRR, translated from the coding sequence ATGACCGATACAGTAAGAGACATCTTCCTTGCGTTTGTGCGGGTGCACATCCTGTATCACGCAGCGCATGAGCGAATCTTCGGGGCCGGCATGGCGGAGGAACTCGGGCGGCACGGCTACACCTTGAGCCCGGGCACCCTGTATCCGCTGTTGCATCGCCTTGAGCTTGAAGGTTTGCTGGTGAGCGAGTCGGAGGTCGTGGGAGGCAAGGTGCGCAAGTACTACGTCGCCACCGACAGGGGCCGAGAGGTCCTGGCCGAGATTCGTCCGAAGTTGTCCGAGCTGGTCGGCGAAGCCCTGCCACATGAACCAAACGCAGCAGCCCGAACAAAATCTTCCCGCACAACCCGCCGTTGA
- the senB gene encoding selenoneine biosynthesis selenosugar synthase SenB, with product MTPALADANNGNWQTAHRWSHLLSGAYRVRLTAQWSDHDDALMIALHARRSAHSIVAWRERHPGRPLVLVLTGTDLYRDIASDADAHRSLELADRLVVLNALGARALPAHLQDKAHVVLQSCSARVAVGKSPNHLRALMVGHLRSEKDPQTYFEAARLLAHDANIHFDHIGAALDADLGQQAQALHAACPNYRWLGPLSHDATRRRIQRAHVLVHPSRMEGGAHVVIEAVRSGTPVLASHIDGNVGLLGARYSGYFAVGNAAELAAKLVDLHLHQGLLAQLAQQAQACSVQFDAESEARSLKSLLAPLI from the coding sequence GTGACCCCTGCACTCGCCGATGCCAACAATGGCAACTGGCAAACGGCGCACCGCTGGTCGCACCTGCTGAGCGGAGCATACCGAGTCCGGCTGACCGCGCAATGGTCCGATCACGACGACGCACTCATGATCGCGCTGCACGCCAGGCGTTCCGCACACTCGATCGTGGCGTGGCGCGAGCGTCACCCAGGGCGACCCCTGGTGTTGGTTCTGACTGGCACCGACCTCTACCGAGACATTGCCAGCGACGCCGATGCGCACCGTTCATTGGAACTCGCCGACAGGCTCGTCGTGCTCAATGCATTGGGCGCTCGCGCACTGCCGGCTCATCTCCAGGACAAGGCCCATGTCGTTCTTCAATCCTGCAGCGCCCGTGTCGCGGTCGGCAAGAGCCCAAACCACTTGCGTGCGCTGATGGTCGGGCATCTGCGCAGCGAAAAGGACCCCCAGACCTACTTCGAAGCCGCCCGACTATTGGCTCACGATGCCAACATCCACTTTGACCACATCGGTGCAGCATTGGATGCCGACTTAGGGCAACAGGCGCAGGCCCTTCACGCAGCCTGTCCGAACTACCGATGGCTGGGACCACTGTCACACGATGCGACCCGAAGGCGCATTCAGCGCGCCCATGTCCTCGTGCATCCCAGCCGGATGGAAGGGGGCGCCCACGTCGTGATCGAGGCCGTGCGCAGCGGCACGCCCGTGCTGGCCTCACACATCGACGGGAACGTGGGGTTGCTGGGCGCTCGGTATTCGGGGTACTTTGCGGTGGGAAACGCAGCAGAGTTGGCCGCCAAGCTTGTCGATCTGCACCTACATCAAGGATTGCTTGCACAGCTGGCGCAGCAGGCACAGGCGTGCTCCGTCCAATTCGATGCCGAAAGCGAAGCCCGCTCGCTGAAGTCCTTGCTCGCCCCTTTGATTTAG
- a CDS encoding SUMF1/EgtB/PvdO family nonheme iron enzyme: MLAQAVLDCRRDTLSTFESFITALPDLKVPLHPEVNPPLWELGHIGWFQDHWIARNPHRHLGWDADPAAILAHVDDALYDSSAVPHDSRWQFKLPDVDETRVQLAEQLERTLSFLRGVNSSDPRALYFYRLVLLHEDMHHEAALYMAQHLGIPMNDERWKSPALPEPSTPLELLRGTLTLGGDMQDGFRFDNECGQRVHQVEATTIDAQVVRWAEYLPAVEAGANPMPRYLRREGSIWTRWRHGQWSTLDMHEPACHLSAHEATGWCRWAGRRLPTETEWVWASRTQPGAFRWGDVWEWTATAFGPFTGFQSHPYRDYSLPWFDGRPVLRGASFLTQPRLRHPDYRNFFPAARNDIPAGFRSCAR; encoded by the coding sequence GTGCTCGCCCAGGCCGTGCTCGACTGCCGCCGCGACACGCTGTCCACCTTTGAATCCTTCATCACGGCGCTGCCTGATTTGAAGGTGCCTCTCCACCCCGAAGTCAACCCGCCTCTGTGGGAGCTGGGTCATATTGGCTGGTTCCAGGACCACTGGATTGCCCGCAATCCTCATCGGCATCTGGGCTGGGATGCCGACCCCGCGGCAATTCTGGCGCACGTCGACGATGCGTTGTACGACTCGAGCGCAGTGCCCCATGACAGCCGATGGCAATTCAAGTTGCCCGATGTTGACGAAACCCGGGTTCAGCTTGCCGAGCAGCTCGAGCGAACCCTATCCTTCCTGAGGGGGGTGAACAGCTCCGACCCTCGCGCCTTGTACTTCTACCGCCTGGTTCTGCTGCATGAAGACATGCACCATGAGGCCGCGCTTTACATGGCTCAGCATCTGGGCATTCCGATGAATGACGAACGATGGAAGAGCCCGGCACTGCCCGAACCATCAACGCCTCTTGAGCTGCTGCGCGGAACGCTGACGCTGGGCGGAGACATGCAGGATGGGTTTCGTTTCGACAACGAATGTGGCCAGCGGGTCCACCAAGTGGAGGCGACGACCATCGACGCGCAGGTGGTTCGCTGGGCTGAGTACCTGCCTGCCGTCGAGGCTGGTGCCAACCCCATGCCTCGATACCTGCGACGCGAGGGTTCGATCTGGACCCGGTGGCGACACGGTCAGTGGAGCACACTGGACATGCACGAACCCGCTTGTCATCTGAGTGCCCATGAGGCCACAGGATGGTGCCGTTGGGCCGGCCGCCGTCTGCCAACGGAAACCGAGTGGGTGTGGGCATCGCGCACGCAGCCCGGCGCTTTCCGCTGGGGCGATGTGTGGGAGTGGACGGCCACAGCCTTTGGACCGTTCACTGGGTTCCAAAGCCATCCCTATCGAGACTACTCCCTGCCGTGGTTCGACGGAAGGCCCGTGCTGCGCGGAGCGTCTTTTCTCACACAGCCGCGTTTGCGACATCCCGACTACCGCAACTTTTTTCCTGCTGCGCGCAATGACATTCCAGCTGGGTTCCGGAGCTGTGCCCGTTGA
- a CDS encoding rhodanese-like domain-containing protein, with protein sequence MNTRRLTMTLALAAAACLPLAAHAQADKATTSALEGYFDFADANSGTIMAEQLAAEDYKKLFVLDVRDAGQFAKDHIPGAMNIEWRQVFAQRAKLPKDKTILVYCNTSSFAGQVAMALRMDGYENVRLLHGGYNEWKASGGMQASSRAGKKD encoded by the coding sequence ATGAACACGCGCCGACTGACCATGACCCTTGCCCTTGCGGCTGCCGCCTGCCTGCCACTGGCCGCGCACGCCCAGGCCGACAAAGCCACCACCAGCGCCCTGGAGGGCTACTTCGATTTTGCGGATGCCAACAGCGGCACCATCATGGCCGAGCAGCTGGCGGCAGAAGACTACAAGAAACTGTTCGTGCTCGACGTGCGCGACGCGGGGCAGTTTGCCAAGGATCACATCCCGGGTGCCATGAACATTGAATGGCGTCAGGTGTTTGCGCAGCGCGCCAAGCTGCCCAAGGACAAGACCATCCTCGTCTACTGCAACACGAGCTCGTTTGCCGGTCAGGTGGCCATGGCACTGCGTATGGACGGCTACGAGAACGTGCGTCTTCTGCACGGCGGCTACAACGAATGGAAGGCCAGCGGCGGCATGCAAGCCAGCAGCCGCGCCGGCAAGAAGGATTGA
- a CDS encoding MFS transporter produces MQFGIRANLGQFLQQLLQVLLVGMTIGMMRNVVPALAESEFGVPRGSFMLLAAFVVAFGFVKGTMNFVAGRLAEEMGRKRVLLFGWLVALPIPLLIYFATSWAWVVFGTVLLGINQGLTWSMTQTAKLDITRADQRGLVIGLNEFSGYVGVAIAGVITGYLAAMFGPREGLLWFGMGVIGLATALSWLSISETLPWARDEVKRHAAPGAQALRPRYPKAVSEKPSTAEMFALMSWRDRRMAAICQAGLVEKFVDALVWAFWPVYLHQQGVSLPGIGWIVGIYGFTWGAAQFFTGRLSDRIGRHMLNAWGMWVCGAGVALMPMGTGSLWWSASATVAGLGMAMLYPNLSAAVADIAHPNWRASAIGIYRFWRDLGYGIGALGLGAAAALGGRIESAFWFVAVAMLLSGAILFRWGEETHPRLNPAT; encoded by the coding sequence ATGCAGTTCGGCATCCGCGCCAACCTCGGTCAGTTTCTGCAGCAGTTGCTGCAGGTGCTGCTCGTGGGCATGACCATCGGGATGATGCGCAACGTCGTGCCTGCGCTGGCGGAGTCCGAGTTCGGTGTGCCGCGCGGCTCGTTCATGCTGCTCGCGGCCTTCGTCGTGGCTTTCGGTTTCGTCAAGGGAACGATGAACTTCGTTGCCGGGCGCCTGGCCGAAGAAATGGGCCGCAAACGGGTGCTGCTGTTCGGCTGGCTGGTTGCCTTGCCCATTCCGTTGCTCATCTACTTCGCAACCAGCTGGGCGTGGGTCGTGTTTGGCACCGTGCTGCTGGGCATCAACCAGGGTCTCACTTGGTCGATGACGCAGACGGCCAAGCTTGACATCACCCGGGCCGATCAGCGTGGCCTGGTGATCGGTTTGAACGAGTTCTCTGGCTACGTTGGCGTGGCCATCGCTGGCGTCATCACGGGCTACCTTGCCGCGATGTTCGGCCCGCGAGAGGGCCTCTTGTGGTTCGGCATGGGCGTGATTGGGCTGGCCACGGCGCTGTCCTGGCTCTCCATCTCGGAGACGCTGCCTTGGGCGCGAGACGAGGTGAAGCGCCACGCCGCTCCAGGTGCCCAAGCGCTCAGGCCACGATACCCAAAGGCGGTCAGCGAAAAGCCATCGACGGCCGAGATGTTCGCCCTGATGAGTTGGCGCGACCGCCGCATGGCGGCGATCTGCCAGGCCGGGTTGGTCGAGAAGTTCGTCGATGCCTTGGTCTGGGCGTTCTGGCCGGTCTACCTGCACCAGCAGGGCGTGAGTTTGCCCGGCATCGGCTGGATCGTCGGCATCTACGGCTTCACCTGGGGTGCCGCGCAGTTCTTCACCGGCCGTCTTTCCGACCGTATCGGAAGGCACATGTTGAACGCCTGGGGCATGTGGGTATGTGGTGCCGGCGTGGCCCTGATGCCGATGGGAACCGGCTCCCTGTGGTGGAGCGCATCCGCCACCGTCGCGGGCCTGGGCATGGCCATGCTCTACCCGAACCTGAGCGCTGCCGTGGCCGACATCGCCCACCCGAACTGGCGAGCGTCGGCCATCGGCATCTACCGCTTCTGGCGCGACCTGGGCTACGGCATCGGCGCGCTTGGCCTGGGGGCAGCTGCCGCGCTGGGTGGCCGCATCGAGAGCGCCTTCTGGTTCGTTGCCGTGGCCATGTTGCTGTCCGGCGCCATCTTGTTCCGCTGGGGGGAAGAAACCCACCCCCGCCTCAATCCCGCCACCTGA
- a CDS encoding MBL fold metallo-hydrolase: protein MFFRQRPAANATLSYLFGCAGLQKAVAVDVVAGDEDWFMEEAQRAGAQIVHVIDTHVHADHYSGGLELARRVGAAYHLHESNLGRVGFDFSPLHDGQRLEAGNVVVDIAHTPGHTPDSVCLMVRDLRRGDEPWFVLTGDTLFVGAVGRPDLAEREHEMAAQLYDTLQNRLLNLPNELEIYPGHQAGSACGAGLSGKPASTIGFEKRFNPMLAMDRAAFVAALTAEMTPRPVDMARIVEANLRGVVPATV from the coding sequence ATGTTTTTCCGCCAAAGACCGGCTGCCAACGCCACGCTCTCTTATCTTTTCGGTTGTGCTGGTTTGCAGAAAGCTGTTGCGGTCGATGTTGTGGCTGGCGATGAAGACTGGTTCATGGAAGAGGCGCAAAGAGCAGGCGCGCAAATCGTCCATGTCATCGACACGCATGTCCACGCGGACCACTATTCGGGAGGTCTGGAACTCGCGCGACGGGTCGGGGCCGCCTACCACTTGCACGAGAGCAACCTGGGTCGCGTGGGCTTCGATTTTTCCCCATTACACGACGGGCAACGACTGGAAGCGGGCAACGTGGTTGTGGACATTGCCCACACGCCCGGGCACACCCCGGACAGCGTTTGCCTGATGGTGCGAGACCTGCGCCGGGGTGATGAGCCCTGGTTCGTCCTGACCGGCGATACGCTCTTTGTTGGTGCGGTCGGGCGACCTGACCTGGCGGAGCGGGAGCACGAGATGGCTGCACAGCTCTATGACACGTTGCAAAACCGCTTGCTGAACCTGCCCAACGAGCTGGAGATCTATCCGGGTCACCAGGCCGGCAGCGCATGTGGTGCCGGCCTGTCGGGCAAACCGGCATCCACCATCGGCTTCGAGAAACGCTTCAATCCGATGCTGGCGATGGACAGGGCCGCGTTCGTGGCCGCCTTGACTGCAGAGATGACGCCCCGACCGGTCGACATGGCGCGCATCGTCGAGGCAAACTTGCGAGGCGTGGTGCCAGCCACCGTCTGA
- a CDS encoding ArsR/SmtB family transcription factor translates to MRELKNHLYDQVARIGKAVASPKRLELIELLCQGEKTVEMLASQADVSVKLASAHLKELRLARLVDTRKDGKYVLYRLASTSVADLWVNLRTAAEERLVELQMALASIVEHGDDLQGVNRADILRRAAAGEVLVLDVRPENEYAAAHLPHARSLPVDALKKRIAELPKDIPVVAYCRGPFCLMAKDAVELLRKKGYQAFHLTDGVAEWRARGLPVTN, encoded by the coding sequence ATGAGAGAACTCAAAAACCACCTTTACGACCAGGTTGCGCGCATCGGCAAGGCTGTCGCCAGTCCCAAGCGCCTGGAGCTCATCGAGTTGCTGTGCCAAGGTGAGAAGACCGTCGAGATGCTGGCTTCTCAGGCGGACGTCAGTGTCAAGCTGGCCAGCGCCCACTTGAAAGAGTTGCGCCTGGCGCGCCTGGTGGACACCCGCAAGGACGGCAAGTACGTCCTGTATCGGCTGGCGAGTACCAGCGTGGCCGATCTGTGGGTGAACTTGCGCACGGCAGCCGAGGAGCGTCTCGTTGAACTGCAGATGGCGCTCGCCTCCATCGTCGAGCACGGAGACGACCTGCAGGGCGTCAACCGCGCCGACATCTTGCGTCGTGCTGCCGCCGGTGAAGTGCTTGTGCTGGACGTGCGGCCCGAGAATGAGTACGCCGCGGCTCATCTGCCTCACGCGCGCTCGCTGCCGGTGGATGCACTGAAGAAACGCATCGCCGAGTTGCCCAAGGACATCCCGGTGGTTGCCTATTGCCGTGGCCCCTTCTGCCTGATGGCCAAGGATGCCGTCGAGCTTCTGCGCAAGAAGGGCTATCAGGCCTTTCACCTCACCGACGGGGTGGCCGAATGGCGAGCCCGAGGCTTGCCGGTGACGAACTGA
- a CDS encoding arsenic resistance protein codes for MQHVRDALERHQISIYFAAVVIATVVALTVPGTAVLEGVINPALAVMLYVTFLQVPVAELRRAFGQVQFLGALLFANFLVVPLLVWGLIQFLPADPMLRLGVLLVLLTPCIDYVVTFAHLGRADARLLLASTPALLITQMVLLPGYLRLFLGEDAARLVQAGPFIHAFVWLIAIPLALAAITQLWTAKSALGASASTGLGLLPVPATALVLFVVVAAVLPQLGPAIGSALNVVPTYIAFAVLAPLLGWFVGLLFGIDAPAGRAVAFSAGTRNSLVVLPLALSVPGAIPVLPAVIVTQTLVELLGELVYVRLMPRLGR; via the coding sequence ATGCAACACGTAAGAGATGCGCTGGAGCGGCATCAGATTTCGATTTACTTTGCGGCCGTTGTCATTGCGACCGTTGTCGCTTTGACGGTCCCAGGCACGGCAGTGCTAGAAGGGGTCATCAATCCAGCCCTCGCGGTGATGCTGTACGTGACCTTCCTGCAGGTTCCAGTAGCGGAACTCAGACGAGCTTTTGGTCAAGTTCAGTTCCTGGGCGCGCTGCTGTTCGCCAATTTCCTTGTTGTACCGTTGCTGGTCTGGGGACTGATCCAGTTTCTGCCGGCAGACCCCATGCTTCGCCTGGGCGTGCTACTGGTCTTGCTCACGCCGTGCATCGACTATGTGGTCACCTTCGCCCACCTTGGGCGAGCCGATGCGCGGCTGCTGCTGGCATCCACGCCCGCTTTGCTCATCACGCAGATGGTCCTTCTGCCGGGATATCTGCGCCTGTTTCTCGGGGAGGATGCAGCGCGCCTGGTCCAGGCAGGACCCTTCATCCATGCATTTGTGTGGTTGATCGCGATTCCGTTGGCACTTGCTGCCATCACGCAGCTCTGGACAGCGAAGAGTGCACTCGGCGCAAGCGCTTCGACGGGCTTGGGCCTGCTTCCGGTGCCTGCGACCGCGCTCGTACTCTTCGTGGTGGTTGCCGCTGTGCTGCCGCAACTCGGCCCGGCAATTGGCTCCGCTCTAAACGTTGTGCCTACGTACATCGCGTTCGCAGTCCTCGCACCCTTGCTGGGATGGTTTGTAGGGCTACTGTTTGGAATAGATGCGCCTGCCGGCCGCGCGGTCGCCTTCAGCGCCGGCACCCGCAACTCGCTGGTCGTATTGCCCCTGGCGCTTTCAGTGCCAGGGGCAATACCCGTGCTACCTGCTGTCATTGTCACGCAGACGCTGGTCGAGTTGTTGGGCGAATTGGTTTACGTCAGGCTAATGCCTCGGTTAGGAAGGTAA
- a CDS encoding redoxin domain-containing protein has product MKNLIATAAVLMAVATTPIAHAQAIVGQPAPAFQATDVSGKPVRLADFAGKHVVLEWFNPGCPFVQKHYNSGNMPATQKVALSKGAVWISINSDAREPGDKKAASTFPNWLKQKSASPTAVLLDGGGTIGKTYGARATPHMFVIDPQGKLVYAGAIDSKPSTNPDDIKTATNYVSQALNESIAGKAVSKPISQAYGCSIHYGWGDAVKKLLKPAG; this is encoded by the coding sequence ATGAAAAATCTGATTGCCACTGCCGCCGTTCTCATGGCGGTTGCCACCACCCCCATCGCCCATGCACAGGCGATCGTCGGGCAACCGGCCCCGGCGTTTCAGGCGACGGATGTGAGCGGCAAGCCCGTTCGGCTCGCTGATTTCGCCGGCAAGCACGTCGTGCTCGAATGGTTCAATCCGGGCTGCCCGTTCGTGCAGAAACACTACAACAGCGGCAACATGCCAGCCACCCAGAAGGTTGCCCTGTCCAAGGGAGCGGTGTGGATCTCCATCAACTCCGACGCGCGAGAGCCGGGCGACAAGAAGGCGGCCTCCACGTTCCCCAACTGGCTCAAGCAAAAAAGCGCTTCGCCCACCGCAGTCCTGCTGGATGGCGGGGGAACCATCGGCAAGACCTATGGTGCGCGAGCAACGCCGCACATGTTCGTGATCGATCCGCAGGGCAAGTTGGTCTATGCAGGTGCCATCGACAGCAAGCCCAGCACGAACCCGGATGACATCAAAACCGCGACCAACTACGTCAGTCAGGCCCTGAACGAATCCATCGCTGGCAAGGCTGTGAGCAAACCCATATCCCAAGCCTACGGGTGCAGCATCCATTACGGATGGGGAGACGCAGTGAAGAAGCTATTGAAGCCGGCTGGGTAG
- a CDS encoding MerR family transcriptional regulator, translating to MNNRPTQLTIGTLAERTGLNVSAIRYYEEVGLIPEAMRRPSGHRVYTADAQELLMLIRHCRDFGFSVEETKALVGLASRDDADCVEAREIAQVHLDRVRAKLTELLALERTLSSFVTACTEQCAGGPAPKCNILQDLSLSDAARVAKSAKTQPSRCCG from the coding sequence ATGAATAACCGTCCCACGCAATTGACCATCGGAACGCTGGCGGAGCGCACAGGACTGAACGTCTCAGCGATTCGCTATTACGAGGAAGTCGGTCTCATTCCCGAAGCCATGCGCCGGCCGAGCGGCCACCGTGTGTACACCGCGGATGCGCAAGAGCTGCTCATGCTGATCCGCCATTGCCGGGATTTCGGCTTCTCTGTGGAGGAGACGAAGGCGCTGGTCGGCCTTGCTTCCAGGGACGATGCCGATTGTGTGGAAGCACGTGAAATCGCCCAGGTCCACCTTGACAGAGTGCGCGCGAAGTTGACGGAACTGCTAGCCCTTGAGAGGACCTTGAGCAGCTTTGTGACTGCGTGCACGGAGCAATGCGCAGGGGGGCCCGCGCCCAAGTGCAACATCCTTCAGGATTTGAGTCTGAGCGACGCCGCCAGGGTAGCAAAATCGGCCAAAACACAACCGAGTCGCTGTTGCGGGTAG
- a CDS encoding DsbA family protein, producing the protein MNRRLLVSLSALAAFVVFAAAVFLYQRHTLQVAAFVASEQAGAMVRPHSPVIGIADAPVTIVEFFDPACEACKAFHPQVKQILVAFPREARLVIRYTPFHRESSVEAVKILEAARAQGKFEPMLEALLDGQRAWTGQGTRAIDRAWAIAQSAGLDVERARKHIAKGSVDVMLAQDVVDLKAIGVRATPTFFVNGKPLSSTDPGRLYDLVKSEVERVGKSP; encoded by the coding sequence ATGAACCGCCGCCTCCTTGTTTCTCTCTCGGCGTTGGCCGCCTTCGTAGTGTTTGCTGCCGCTGTCTTTCTCTATCAGCGACACACCCTGCAAGTTGCGGCATTTGTGGCCTCAGAGCAAGCCGGTGCGATGGTCCGGCCGCACTCGCCAGTCATTGGTATCGCGGATGCGCCGGTCACCATCGTGGAGTTCTTCGATCCTGCATGTGAAGCCTGCAAGGCATTTCATCCCCAGGTAAAACAGATCCTTGTGGCGTTTCCGCGAGAGGCACGTCTGGTGATTCGGTACACGCCTTTTCACAGGGAATCTTCTGTGGAAGCGGTGAAGATTCTTGAGGCGGCACGTGCGCAGGGGAAGTTCGAACCCATGCTCGAGGCCTTGCTGGATGGCCAGCGTGCGTGGACGGGTCAGGGGACACGAGCCATCGATCGCGCATGGGCTATCGCGCAGTCTGCCGGCCTTGACGTGGAGCGGGCACGAAAACACATTGCCAAGGGCTCGGTGGACGTGATGCTGGCGCAGGACGTCGTGGACCTGAAGGCGATCGGAGTCCGGGCTACCCCGACTTTCTTCGTCAATGGAAAACCGCTGTCTTCGACCGATCCAGGGCGACTCTACGATCTGGTCAAAAGCGAAGTGGAGCGTGTCGGGAAATCTCCCTGA
- a CDS encoding YnfA family protein: protein MKTLLLYLATAIAEIIGCYLPLLWLRGQGSGWLLLPAAAVSLATFAWLLTLHAAPSGRVYAAYGGVYVAVALAWLWSVDGIRPSTWDWVGVAVTLAGMAIIAYQPRT, encoded by the coding sequence ATGAAAACACTGCTGCTCTACCTGGCCACTGCCATCGCCGAAATCATTGGTTGCTATTTGCCGTTGCTGTGGTTGCGCGGCCAGGGCTCGGGCTGGCTGCTGTTGCCAGCGGCTGCCGTGAGCCTGGCCACGTTTGCCTGGCTGCTCACCTTGCACGCAGCGCCCTCGGGGCGGGTCTACGCTGCTTACGGCGGGGTCTATGTGGCGGTTGCACTGGCGTGGCTGTGGTCTGTTGACGGCATCCGTCCGTCCACTTGGGACTGGGTGGGTGTGGCCGTAACGCTGGCGGGCATGGCGATCATTGCGTACCAGCCTCGAACATGA
- a CDS encoding SCO family protein, with protein MKHTTPARPFNRRTVLALSTAWLAGGGFLAGCSPKAPTFKSTDITGAAFAQDLKLTDHTGQSRTMADFRGKAVVVFFGFTQCPDVCPTSMTTLAEVKRLMGDQGKQLQVLFITVDPERDTLPLLKEYMANFDPTFLALRPEPAELKAVADSFKIYYRKAEGITPTSYTMDHSAGKYVFDSNGAVRLFSSYGTEPAVIAEDILTLLNSMKG; from the coding sequence ATGAAGCACACGACACCCGCACGTCCGTTCAACCGGCGCACGGTTCTGGCGTTGAGCACCGCGTGGCTCGCCGGGGGCGGTTTCCTGGCCGGCTGTTCGCCCAAGGCGCCCACGTTCAAGAGCACCGACATCACGGGCGCCGCATTTGCACAAGACTTGAAACTGACCGACCACACCGGTCAATCTCGCACCATGGCTGATTTCCGCGGCAAAGCCGTCGTGGTGTTCTTCGGCTTCACGCAGTGCCCCGACGTGTGCCCCACCTCCATGACCACCCTCGCCGAGGTCAAGCGCCTCATGGGCGATCAAGGCAAGCAGTTGCAGGTGCTCTTCATCACGGTGGACCCGGAGCGCGACACACTGCCGCTGCTCAAGGAGTACATGGCCAACTTCGATCCGACGTTTCTGGCGTTGCGTCCCGAGCCGGCTGAACTCAAAGCTGTGGCGGACAGTTTCAAGATCTACTATCGCAAGGCCGAAGGCATCACACCGACCTCGTACACGATGGATCACTCGGCGGGCAAATATGTGTTCGACAGCAATGGCGCCGTGCGCCTGTTCTCCAGCTACGGCACGGAGCCCGCCGTGATCGCCGAAGACATCCTGACTCTGCTGAATTCAATGAAAGGTTGA